Proteins from a genomic interval of Marinobacter gudaonensis:
- the glpK gene encoding glycerol kinase GlpK yields MTRYLLAIDQGTTSSRAIVFDQSGNSIATDQQEFHQYFPKDGWVEHDALEIWESTLSVCRGALKQAGIEAGALAGIGITNQRETTVVWERDSGRPIHHAIVWQDRRTASLCAKLKADGHEDTVVDRTGLLIDPYFSATKIAWILDHVDGARARAEAGELAFGTVDSWLLWNLTGGRSHRTDATNASRTALFNIHDQDWDPTLLDLFRIPKALLPEVLDSAADYGTAQPEWLGAPVSIAGIAGDQHAALIGQACFSPGMAKSTYGTGCFLMLNTGDRAVRSENRLLTTMAYRLNGKPCYAVEGSIFVAGAAMQWLRDGLKLIRHASESSAHAEAVGVDNPVYLVPAFTGLGAPHWDPHARGAIMGLTRDTGIGEIVTAGLQSVCYQTKDLVRAIQNDGASLASLRVDGGMAVNDWVMQFLADILNVTVDRPRVTETTALGAAYLAGLQTGLFESLEQISELWECERQFHPTMRPALRESLYAGWLDAVERVCNN; encoded by the coding sequence ATGACCCGCTATCTGCTTGCCATTGACCAGGGCACAACCAGTTCTCGCGCCATTGTTTTTGACCAGTCCGGCAACAGCATTGCCACCGACCAGCAGGAGTTTCACCAGTATTTTCCGAAGGACGGATGGGTGGAGCACGATGCCCTGGAAATCTGGGAAAGCACCCTCTCGGTGTGCCGCGGTGCGTTGAAGCAGGCGGGTATAGAGGCTGGAGCGCTGGCCGGCATCGGCATTACCAATCAGAGGGAAACCACGGTGGTCTGGGAGCGGGACAGTGGCCGGCCTATCCATCACGCTATCGTCTGGCAGGATCGCAGAACCGCATCCCTCTGCGCCAAGCTGAAGGCGGACGGCCACGAAGATACCGTCGTGGACAGAACCGGCCTGCTTATTGATCCGTACTTTTCGGCCACCAAGATTGCCTGGATCCTTGACCATGTGGATGGCGCCCGAGCCCGGGCTGAGGCCGGCGAGCTGGCGTTCGGCACCGTCGACAGCTGGCTGCTTTGGAATCTGACCGGAGGCCGTTCCCACAGGACCGATGCCACCAATGCTTCCCGCACGGCACTGTTCAACATTCACGATCAGGACTGGGACCCGACCCTGCTGGATCTCTTCCGCATTCCCAAGGCTTTGCTGCCCGAGGTGCTCGACAGCGCCGCCGACTATGGCACAGCGCAGCCCGAGTGGCTCGGGGCGCCGGTCAGCATTGCCGGTATTGCCGGGGACCAGCACGCCGCCCTCATCGGCCAGGCCTGTTTCAGCCCGGGCATGGCCAAAAGCACTTACGGTACCGGCTGTTTTCTCATGCTCAATACCGGGGATCGGGCCGTCCGGTCCGAAAATCGGCTCCTAACGACCATGGCCTATCGGTTGAACGGCAAACCCTGCTATGCAGTGGAGGGCAGCATTTTCGTGGCGGGAGCGGCCATGCAGTGGCTGCGGGACGGGCTCAAGCTGATCCGTCACGCCAGCGAGTCCTCGGCCCATGCCGAGGCGGTGGGCGTGGACAACCCGGTGTATCTGGTGCCGGCGTTCACCGGACTGGGCGCTCCCCACTGGGATCCCCATGCCCGGGGTGCCATCATGGGCCTCACCCGGGATACCGGAATTGGCGAGATCGTGACCGCCGGGCTGCAATCGGTCTGTTATCAGACCAAGGATCTGGTGCGGGCAATCCAGAACGACGGCGCCAGCCTGGCATCACTTCGGGTTGACGGGGGTATGGCGGTCAACGACTGGGTCATGCAGTTCCTGGCCGACATTCTCAATGTCACCGTCGACCGGCCCCGGGTCACTGAAACCACCGCGCTCGGTGCGGCCTATCTGGCTGGCCTTCAGACCGGTCTGTTCGAGAGTCTTGAACAGATTTCAGAACTCTGGGAGTGCGAGCGTCAATTTCACCCGACCATGCGCCCGGCTCTGAGGGAGTCACTTTACGCAGGCTGGCTGGACGCGGTCGAGCGGGTGTGCAACAACTGA